The Bacteroidota bacterium genome includes the window TTTCGGCAGAAGCATTTGCACAGCTGATTGTACATGTACACAAAAATTCAGCAAAGTATTTTGATGAGAAAATTGGATTGTTTTACACATCCGTATCCTCAAGTAATTCTAAATTTTTTCAAACAAGTGGGTTTGTGAAAATACCGGAAAGGCTGAATCCACGGGCACTTCATTTATTGGGTAAAAATGTTTCTGCAAACGAAAACGGGGTGATGAATGCTGCAAATTGGAATTTTACCTTGAGTGAATGGGATGTTTTGTAATTGAAAACAATTGCAGATTTAAGGCTTTTCAACGATTTCCAAACTCACTTTAACAACACCGCTTCGTATCATTTTTAGCTCTTGTGCAGCTGCCTTCGTTAAGTCTATTGTGCGTTTTGAATGAGGAGGTAAGCGATCATTAATTTTTACGGTTACATTTTTACGGTTCTTTAAATTAGTAACTTTAACATAGGTTCCCATAGGAAGTGTTTTATGGGCAGCAGTAAATTTTTGTTGCGAAAAAATTTCTCCGTTCGATGTTTTTCGACCCACAAATTTATCGTGATAATAACTGGCTCTTCCAAAACAAATACTGTCGTTTGCCATTTCTGTTTGCGCCACTAAAGTCCCAGTATTTAGTGTATAAAACAGTAAAATGCTAAGCAGTTTTTTCATTGTAACATGAATTAGAATAAAATCGAATATACATCATTTCTATGAACCGGTATGCGATTAAAAAGGAAGTGAATGAGCTTGCTTTGTTTTTGGAATACTTAACATGGGGCCACAATTATTCTTATTTTTACCATCCCTAAGCAGTACAACTATGACACCCAATCTTGATCCTACAAACGAGCAATTTTCAACTACCGAAAAGGATATTGAAAAAGTACTTCGCCCGTCGCAGTTCGATGATTTTTTAGGGCAACATAAGGTAGTCGACAACTTGCGTGTATTTGTTGAAGCAGCTAAACAACGCAGCGAATCGCTCGACCATGTGCTATTGCACGGGCCTCCCGGTTTAGGTAAAACCACCTTGGCAAATATTATTGCCAACGACTTGGGAGTTAACATTAAAACGACCAGTGGTCCAGTGCTCGACAAACCGGGCGATTTGGCAGGATTGCTTACCAACCTCGAAACCAACGATGTGTTATTCATTGACGAAATACATCGACTTAGTCCGGTTGTTGAAGAGTACTTGTATTCAGCAATGGAAGATTACCGCATTGATATTATGATTGATTCGGGCCCCAATGCACGTAGTGTACAAATTAACCTTAACCCTTTTACCTTAATTGGAGCAACTACACGTTCAGGGTTATTAACTTCTCCATTAAGAGCCAGATTTGGAATAAATTCACGCTTAGAATATTACGATTCAAAATTACTTACCGGCATTGTGCAGCGATCTTGCGAAATTTTGAAAGTTGAAATTGACGAGAATGCTGCCTATGAAATTGCACGTAGAAGTCGCGGAACACCACGTATAGCAAATGCATTGTTACGACGAACTCGCGATTTTGCGCAAATTAAAGGGAGTGGAAAAATTGATATGCCTATCGCCAAAATAGCGCTAACAGCTTTAAATGTCGACAAAAATGGCTTAGATGAAATGGACATACGCATCTTGCTGGCCATAGTTGATAAATTTAAGGGAGGACCGGTTGGTATTACAACCATCGCTACAGCCGTAGGTGAAGAGGCAGAAACAATAGAAGAGGTTTACGAACCATTTTTAATTCAGGAAGGATATTTAATGCGCACCCCACGTGGTCGAGAGGCTACCGAACTTGCCTACAAACATTTGGGCAAAATACCCAAAGCCGACCGAGGTAGTTTGTTTGATACCCAAACAGAATAACCAATAGATTTTTACGGACGTATCAGAAATTCATAGCTAAAAAAGCACTTGTGTTAGTCGCTAAAAAACAAATGCATCCAGCACTACACAAAAGACAAATAAGATGGAGAACACAATTATTTTTCTCCGATAATACAAAAATCGCTTCTCGTATTTTTTGCTTCCAACCAATGAAAATAAAACTATTAGCAAGGCCTGCACATAAGCCATTTTAAGCACATAATTCACATTGCTATAAAAACTTTTTTGTTCAGAAATCACGTAGTTCTCGCTTGTAAAATCCTTTTTAAATTCACCTTTCGTATAAATTTTACCACGAACATTTTTAACGTCATAAGAAGTATCATGCGCTCTTTGTTGTTTGTTCATGTCGTAATACAAAAAGCCAATAATCCTTCCTACCCAAAAACCGGTAAAAAGTAAAAAAAAGAAAAATGAAGGAATACGAGCAAATCGCTTGGTGCGCTTAGTTCCTAATACAGGAATACTATTTACTATAAGCAGCACAAAAAGAATACTGAAGTAGGTAGCTAAGAGTAACATTGTCAGGGTGAGAAAAATGGTTAGGCTGCAAATTTATTTAAAAAAAACTCTTGACAAACTTTTAACACGATATGGCATGTGTTTTAAATTATACTTTTGCAGAGTAAAAAAAATCATTCTAAAATGAACAAAGGACCCATTTCACAATTCATCGAAAACCATTATTTACATTTTAATTCAGCTGCGCTTGTTGATGCGGCAAAGGGTTATGAGGCACATATGAACGAAGGCGGAAAAATGATGATTACCCTAGCAGGAGCCATGAGTACTGCAGAGTTAGGAAAATCACTTGCCGAAATGATTCGCCAAAACAAAGTGGATATTATTTCCTGTACAGGTGCAAATTTGGAGGAGGACATTATGAACCTGGTTGCACATTCGCATTATAAACGAGTTCCGAATTACCGCGATTTGAGTCCTCAGGAAGAGTGGGATTTACTTGAAAATCATTACAACCGTGTTACCGATACTTGCATTCCCGAAGAAGAAGCCTTTAGACGTTTGCAAAAACACATTCATAAAATTTGGAAAGATGCCGATGATAAAGGCGAACGCTATTTTCCACACGAATACATGTACAAAATGTTGTTGAGTGGAGTGTTGGAACAGTACTATGAAATTGACCCAAAAAACTCCTGGATGCTTGCGGCTGCGCAAAAAAACATTCCTATTGTAGTGCCGGGTTGGGAAGATTCAACTATGGGAAATATTTTTGCTTCCTACGTAATTAAAAACGAAATTAAGGCAAGCACCATGAAATCAGGAATTGAATACATGGCTTGGTTAGCTGGTTGGTATCGCGAAAATTGTAGAGGAAAAGGAATTGGATTTTTTCAGATAGGTGGAGGTATTGCAGGCGATTTTCCGATATGTGTTGTGCCAATGTTATACCAAGATATGGAAATGCACGATGTTCCTTTTTGGGCATATTTCTGTCAAATAAGTGATTCAACTACTAGTTATGGTTCTTATTCGGGTGCCGTTCCAAACGAGAAAATAACTTGGGGCAAACTGGATATTCATACACCTAAATTTATTGTTGAAAGTGATGCAACTATTGTTGCTCCGCTTATGTTCGCTTGGATTTTGGGGTGGTAGGATTATTTAATCTGAGAATCTGAGAATCTGGGAATTTGGGAATCTGGAATCTGGGAATCTGAGAATTTGGAATCTGGGAGTCTGTAGATTTGAGAATCTGGGAATCAGGAATCTGGGAGTCTGAAGATTAGTTAATCTGCTGATCAAATAGATTATTGAAAGGATGTTTTGTTGGCATGTATTTTTGAAATCTGGGAATCTGGGAATCTGGAAATTTGAGAATCTGGTAATCTGGGATTAGTTAATCTGGAGATCAAATAGATTGTTGGTCGAATGCTTTGTTGGTGTATTTTTTAAAAGCAGGGAACTTGAAATCCAGAGAAAATTGAGCTTGGTGTTGGGTTCTGAATTTTACTTATAAGAAAGTTTTTGCCTTAGTGTTCTTATTGATGCCGCCAAAATTCTTAGAATTTCATTGCATTCTTGTAGCATTTCAAATACAATTTTATTGTTCATTAAATTACTCTGAATAATCAACCTCAACCAGTAATGACACTCTCTGGCTTCTTTATTGGGAATATTAAGTTTCATAAAAAAATCTTTTTGGCTTTGGCCCCCAATAGATTCTTCTACATTTGCACCAATAGAAGTTGCCAATCGAAGAAGCTGTTTTGAAAGAATATATTCTTTCTTCTCTCGAATTAATATTTGATAAGCTTTGATTGATTTCAAGGAAAAATTAAAAGTTTTTTGTGCTAGAATATTATTGCTTTCCATTTAGGTTATTTTTAAAAAACGAAAAGCTAAACTAGACTATTAAACGCAGTAAGAAAGTCACCCAATTAGACGATTATTACCAGCAAAATCCAGTACAATAATTTAAACCCCCAATCCCCAACTCCCACTACTAAATTTCCAGATTTTCAGATTCCCCAACTCCAAGACTCTCAGCTTCCCAAACCCGAAACCGAACTCTTTCTTTTGTGATTAACGCCCTGTTGATTTTTATTGGCTAACTGACCACAAGCAGCATCTATATCTTTACCTCTGCTTCTGCGAACATTCACAATTATATTTTTGCTTTCAAGCAACTTCACAAAATTATCTAATCGTTCCTCTGTGGTTTGCTGAAACTCGCCATCCTCAATAGGATTGTACTCTATGATATTTACTTTACAAGGAACATTTTTGCAAAAGTTGGCCAACTCTTTTCGCGTCGAGCAAACTGTCGTTAAAGTCTTTAAAAACTATGTACTCAAAGGTTACACGGGTGCCTGTTTTATCATAAAAATATCGCAAAGCATCTGCCAATGCCTCTAGCGAATTTTGTTCATTGATGGGCATAATCTTATTTCGCTTTTCATCATTGGCAGCGTGTAATGAAAGAGCAAGATTGAATTTTACACCATCATCACCAAGCTTTTTTATCATTTTAGCAATACCTGCGGTTGAAACAGTAATGCGTTGTGGCGACATATTTAGTCCATCTGGAGAAGTTATTTTCTCGATAGAATCTAACACATTTTTATAGTTGAGCAAAGGCTCGCCCATGCCCATATATACAATGTTGCTAAGCGGTATTTGGTAGTTTGATAAAGATTGATTGCGGATAAGTACTACCTGATCATAAATTTCAGCTGCATTTAAATTGCGCAAACGTTCCAGTTTTCCGGTAGCACAAAACTTACAAGTTAGGCTGCAACCAACTTGCGAGGATATACATGCTGTCATTCGAGTAGTAGAGGGAATTAACACACCTTCAACTATATTTCCATCGAAGAGCTTGAAAGCATTCTTTATAGTGCGATCACTGCTTATTTGAAAATCTCCAATGGTTACAGGATTTATTTCGAAGCTTTCTTTCAGCCATTCTCGAGTTTCTTTGGAAAGGTTATTCATTGCATCAAACGAATGCACTCCTTTGCGCCAAAGCCAATCAAAAACTTGCTTGGCACGAAACGCAGCTTCTCCTTTTTGAACAAATAATTCTTTGAGTTCTTCTTTCGATAGGGAACGTATATCTACCTTGTCAGACTTAGTAAGCATTGTGCAAAGATAAACCTTTAAATTTAAAGATTGGAAAGAAGGCATTTGTTAGGCTTGTTGATTGTTGCAAACACTTCAGATATTCATTTGCATTCAATTATAGAGTTGGAAATTTTTGGACTATCATTTAATCAGAATGGTCAGTTATTATTTTTGATAGAATACTGTCAATTTCAATGAAAATATATAAAAATGACTCAAAAATCGAATTTATCGACAAGCGAATTAGAATAATATGCTATTAAATTCTAAATTCGCACCTCAATTTAAAAAAACGATAAAAATGTCTTACTTATTTACATCAGAAAGCGTGTCGGAAGGACACCCGGATAAGGTTGCTGACCAAATTTCGGATGCCGTTATTGACGCCTTTTTAACTCACGACAGCAATGCTAAAGTAGCATGCGAAACTTTTGTTACAACCGGATTGGTTGTAATTGGTGGCGAAATAACAACCACACCTGCTGCGAAAGCAAATGTGGATGTTCAAAAAATTGCGCGTAACGTGATTAACCGTATTGGTTACAACAAATCAGAATATCAATTTGATGCCATTTCTTGTGGAATATTGAATGCTTTGCACGAACAATCTTCAGATATTTATCAAGGAGTAGCTCGTGCTAAAGAAGAAGATCAGGGAGCCGGCGATCAAGGAATGATGTTTGGCTATGCTTGTCGCGAAACCGATAATTTTATGCCGCTTCCTTTAGAAATTTCGCATTTGTTGCTAAAAGAACTTGCTGCAATTCGTCGCGAAGGCAAAAAAATGAAATACCTACGTCCGGATGCAAAATCGCAAGTTACTATTCAATATAGCGACAAAGGAAAGCCAGAAAAAATTGAAACCATAGTTCTTTCAACTCAGCACGATGATTTTGCTGCTGATGATATTATGTTGGCGAAAATTAAAGACGACGTTATTAATATTTTAATTCCACGTGTAAAAAAGTTATTGCCTAAACGAGTGCAAAAATTGTTTGGTAAAGACATTAATTATCACGTAAATCCAACCGGCAAATTTGTGATTGGTGGACCACATGGCGATACTGGTTTAACAGGTCGTAAAATTATTGTGGATACTTATGGTGGTCGTGGAGCTCACGGAGGAGGAGCTTTTTCTGGAAAGGATTCTTCTAAGGTAGATCGTTCTGCTGCATATGCAACCCGCCACATTGCCAAAAACCTTGTTGCTGCAGGTGTTGCCGATGAGGTATTGGTGCAAGTTGCTTACGCCATTGGTGTGGCTCAACCGGTAGGTTTGTATGTAAATACTTACGATACTGTTAAAGCACGTAACAGCGAAGGTAAAAAACTAAGCGATGGAGAAATTGCGCAACGTGTAGCTAAAATTTTCGACATGCGTCCAAGCGCAATTGTAAAACGTTTTGGTTTAAAGAATCCAATTTACTCTGAAACCGCAGCATATGGTCACATGGGTCGCACACCGGGAACTATTGAAGTAAACGGAAAAAAGTATGAGACCTTTGGATGGGAAAAATTAGATTATGTTGACCAATTGAAAAAAGAGTTCAACATTGTTGAAAAAGAAGCAGTTTCTGCTAAATAAAATAGCATAAACGAATAATCAAAAAAGCCTGCAAACTTATTGCAGGCTTTTTAATTTCCCCTTAGGGCCATCCTGAGCGAAATCGAAGGCTGTGAGAGCCATTGGCAGCTGTAGTTCACCCCACCCACGGTCTTCGACTCCGCTCAGACTGACAGCGCTTTTATGGTGCCCAAAAGTCAATTTTTGTTTTTATTTCCCCAACATTAATCACCCCCAAAAAGGGTCATCCTGAGAGAAGTCGAAGGAGTGTGTCAGCCATTATCAGCAGTAGTTCATCCAACTGACCTACCCGCATTTTTTAAACCTATTTCCAATTGATTTTATAAGTTGCTACCAAAACAAAAAAGTCCTGTGAAGTTAACTCACAGGACTTTCCTTGATTAGATAAATCAATTTATTCTTTATGCATTTTAGCGCATGACTCACCGCACTTTTCAGCACATTCAGCTTTTGATTTGCAACCGTGGTTACAACCTTCCATACACGATGAAGCAGTAGCGCCGGCATGTTTCACGCACATTGCTTTTTCTTCAGGGCTGCATTTCATACTGTCGCAATAAGCTGCACATTCTTCTTTGCTCATGTTCATGCATTTGTTCATGTCGCATTTAGCACCAATAAATTTTCCATCGGCACTATACATGCTCATGCAATATGCTTTTTCTTCGGCAGAGCAGCCGTTCTCATCGCACATTTTAGCACACTCTTCTTTTGTCATGTTTGCGCATTTGCTCATGTCGCATTTGCCCATAGAACAATGCTCCATTGTCATTTCTTTTTTGCAGCAATCCATTTTATCCATTTCACATTTTCCCTCACCTGAATCATTTCCAACTACAGCGATATAAGGAGCAATTACTAAGGACACAATACTCATTAACTTAATTAAAATATTCATCGATGGTCCGGAAGTATCTTTAAACGGATCACCAACAGTATCTCCGGTTACAGAAGCTTTATGCGGCTCTGATTTTTTGTAAAACATCTCGCCATTGATCATTACACCTTTTTCAAATGATTTTTTTGCATTGTCCCAAGCTCCACCGGCATTGCTTTGGAAAATCCCCATCAACACTCCACTCACAGTAACACCAGCCAATAAACCTCCAAGTACCTCTGGTCCGAATACAAATCCTACAATAACCGGTGTAATTAATGCAATAGCGCCCGGCATCATCATTTCACGGATAGAAGCAGTTGTTGAAATAGCAACACATTTTTCGTATTCCGGTTTGGCCTTATACTCCATAATTCCAGGAATTTCGCGGAACTGACGACGTACTTCCTGCACCATGTCCATGGCAGCTCTTCCAACTGCTTGTATACACAAGGCCGAGAAAATAAATGGAATCATACCTCCAACAAATAAACCTGCTAATACAGGGGCTTTGTAAATATCAATAGAATCAATTCCGGCAATTCCCACAAAGGCAGCAAACAAGGCCAATGAAGTTAAAGCAGCAGAAGCAATGGCAAAGCCCTTTCCGGTAGCAGCAGTTGTATTACCAACAGCATCCAAATTATCGGTACGTTCACGTACTTCAGGGGGCAACTGGCTCATTTCGGCAATACCACCGGCATTGTCGGCAATAGGACCAAATGCATCAATCGCTAATTGCATAGCAGTTGTTGCCATCATACCGGCAGCAGCAATAGCAACACCATACAATCCAGCAAAATGATACGATGCCATAATACCACCAGCCAAGGTAAGAATAGGAATAACTGTAGATTTCATACCAACAGACAAACCTCCAATGATGTTGGTAGCATGTCCGGTTGATGATTGCTGAATAATAGAGTTAACAGGAGCTTTGCCCATGGCGGTATAATATTCAGTAACAATACTCATAATAGCCCCAACAGCGGTTCCAACCAAGATTGCATAAAACACACCCATTCGGTCGAATTCCATTCCACGTAGGCTTAACGCGCCCTCAGGCAACAAATAAACTACGGCAAAATAAGAAGCAATAACAGTAAGTAACATCGATGACCAGTTACCCATGTTAAGCGCATTTTGCACATTTGACTTATCATCTTTAATAGTCACGAACCAGGTACCAATGATTGAAAAAACGATACCTAAACCGCAAATAATCATGGGTAATAAAATTGGTGACATTCCACCAAAGTTGTCATTCACAGTAATTTCCTGACCAAGAACCATGGTAGCAAGGATAGTAGCTACATAAGAACCAAATAAATCAGCACCCATACCGGCCACATCACCTACGTTATCACCTACGTTGTCGGCAATGGTAGCGGGGTTTCTAACATCGTCTTCGGGAATTCCCGCTTCTACTTTACCAACTAAGTCGGCACCTACATCGGCAGCTTTAGTATAAATACCACCACCAACACGTGCAAACAAGGCAATAGATTCAGCTCCCAATGAAAAGCCAGTAAGTACTTCGATGGAAGTTTTAACGGTATCAACACCTAGGTCGGCGAAAATTCCAAGAAATGCTATAAATAAACCACCGAGACCTAATACTGCCAAGCCGGCAACACCTAAACCCATAACGGTTCCACCGGTAAACGAAACTTTTAATGCTTGTTTTAAACTTGTGCGAGCAGCTTGTGTTGTGCGCACATTGGCTTTGGTAGCTACCTTCATACCAATATATCCTGCAGTAGCAGAAAATACGGCACCAATAATAAAGGCAATTGAAATAATCCAGCTTGAGTGAATAGGAACACCGTTTACTTCATGAATAGTTCCTGAATAGGCAAGCAGGGCAGCGGCAAAGGCAACAAAAATCCCCAATACTTTCCATTCAGCTTTTAAAAATGCCATTGCTCCATCAGCAATATATCCGGCAAGTTCTTGCATATTTTTATCACCGGCGTCCTGTTTGGTTACCCAGGCAGATTTCACTGCCATTACCAGCAATCCAAGAATTCCTAAAGCCGGTACTATGTAAATAATGTTGTGCATAAATTGTATCTTATTAATTTTTAATTGATTACAAACATCCTTTTTTTAAAAGGGCTGCAAACTTAGAAAAATTAAAGGAATTTGCAAAAAAGCTGTTAAATCTGCTTACTTTGGTATTTGCTACTATACTAAAAAACAGCAAAGCTCATGATAAAGATTGAAAAGGAATGGAAGTTGAAGATTTTGGAAACTTGTTCAATAAATTTAGTTGCTATAATTAGGCTGTTAAACACACAAAATTAACTGTTTGCAGAAATTATTCAGCAACGTGATTTTGTACATGCAGTAGTTTTCAATTATTTTAATAAATTTATCGCCTTAACTTTTTCGCAAAGTTATAAACAGGTTTGTTAACATTGTATAGAGCGCTATAGACAAAATTTTAATTTACAAAATCATAAAATAAAATGAAAACAGTATATTCAAACAAGCTACAAAAATTATTGTTAATAAGTATAGTCACGTTCATTTTAATCCTTAACTCAAAGCTCGGATTAGGTCAGACGACTTTTACTTGGTCAGGTGCAACTAGCACAACTTGGTTGACAGCAGGTAATTGGTCTCCTTCCGGTCCACCAAACACAACTACCTCTGAAGCGTTTTTTAACAATAATACTAATGCTGGAACAAATGGAATTAATATGAATGGAATTTCAGGTGCTAATTCTAGTATTGGATGCATTCATTGGGGTTCATCAGCAACTACAGCTCGAACAATTAGCAATAGTTCAGGAACAACAGGAGGAACATATACATTAAATGGAATGACAATTAACTCAATTGCCAATACAATCATTAGAAATGTAAGTGCTTCAACTCATACAATTGCTCCTGGATCTTCTACTGGTTTAATTATTGGCTTAGGTAATGCAACCGATAATATAATTGCAGTTGATGGAGCAGGGGGTATTACAATAAGTTCTGTTATTAGTGGATCTGGTAAAAACTTAAACAAAGTTGGAAGCGGTGCAGGAGTATTAACCTTATCGGGTGTAAATACTTACTCAGGTAACACGACCATTACGGGTGGTACACTCTCTTTATCTACCGCTGGCTCAATAGCCTCCTCTCCAAACATTACAATTGGCTCAGGAGCAACCTTTAATGTAACAGGTTTAACAACAGCATTATCATTAGGAGCAGGGCAAACTTTAAAATTATCTGCTACCGGTGCTAACACTACAGGAACGTTAACTGTTACGAACACTAAGGGACTTACACTATCTGCAGGAGGTATAGCTTTTACTGCCTATGGTGGAGGTGGAACATCACCACTTACCGTAACAGGAGCAAGTGCTGGTGCTTTAGCTTTAAATAGTTCACCTGTGACAATAACTACAAGTTCAACATTAGCAGCAGGTAACTATACAATAATAGCAAAAGGGGGTTCTGCAACAGGTGTAACAGGTACTCCGGGAGCTTTAACAGTAAACGGAAGTGGCACTGTTGGTACTAATTCGCTTTCTGTTGTTTCAGGAGAGTTAATTTTGACGGTAACTTCTGCAACATCAAATTTAACTACATCGGCTTCTACTTTGACATTTGGAGCACAAGGTGTACTCACAACTTCATCCTCACAAACTTTCAATTTAAGTGGCGCACTACTATCACCTGCGTCTGGAAATATAACTATAACGGCTCCCAATACTGACTGGACAGTTTCAAGTGACAATAGCTCTTTTGGTTCAACAGCAACCATTGCGTATACTGGTAGCGGATTTACTAATGTACCGGTTTATGTGAAATTTAATCCTCAAACGGCAGGTTCTAAAACCGGCATTAATATAACATTTAGCGGAGGCTCTGTAAGTAGCCCCCCAACTGTAGCCTTAACAGGTACAGCAACGGTTCCAACACCTACCAATGGCGCAGCTTCAAATATTGCTTGCACTAGTTTTGATGCAAATTGGTCAAGTGTTACAGGTGCCGACAACTATCGATTAGATGTAAGTATTAATTCAAGCTTTTCCGCTACACCTACATTAGCATCTGATGGATTTGAAAACAGTTTAAGTAGCTTCACCGAAACAACAGGAACAGGTACTTACAGCACTGGTAGTACAGTTTCCGGTACAGATTTACCTGGCAATAGCCCTTATGCAAATTCAGGAACATATGGTTATGGTAAAACAAATGGAAGTGTAACAATTACTTCTAGTAATATTAATACAACAGCAACAAGTTCCAATCAAATGACATTCAGATTGGCATCTTTTTCTGTTGGTTCTACAGGTAATGGTGCAGACGTAGGCGATATCGCAACCGTTGAAATTAGTCCTGATGGT containing:
- a CDS encoding septal ring lytic transglycosylase RlpA family protein — encoded protein: MKKLLSILLFYTLNTGTLVAQTEMANDSICFGRASYYHDKFVGRKTSNGEIFSQQKFTAAHKTLPMGTYVKVTNLKNRKNVTVKINDRLPPHSKRTIDLTKAAAQELKMIRSGVVKVSLEIVEKP
- the ruvB gene encoding Holliday junction branch migration DNA helicase RuvB encodes the protein MTPNLDPTNEQFSTTEKDIEKVLRPSQFDDFLGQHKVVDNLRVFVEAAKQRSESLDHVLLHGPPGLGKTTLANIIANDLGVNIKTTSGPVLDKPGDLAGLLTNLETNDVLFIDEIHRLSPVVEEYLYSAMEDYRIDIMIDSGPNARSVQINLNPFTLIGATTRSGLLTSPLRARFGINSRLEYYDSKLLTGIVQRSCEILKVEIDENAAYEIARRSRGTPRIANALLRRTRDFAQIKGSGKIDMPIAKIALTALNVDKNGLDEMDIRILLAIVDKFKGGPVGITTIATAVGEEAETIEEVYEPFLIQEGYLMRTPRGREATELAYKHLGKIPKADRGSLFDTQTE
- a CDS encoding deoxyhypusine synthase family protein, translated to MNKGPISQFIENHYLHFNSAALVDAAKGYEAHMNEGGKMMITLAGAMSTAELGKSLAEMIRQNKVDIISCTGANLEEDIMNLVAHSHYKRVPNYRDLSPQEEWDLLENHYNRVTDTCIPEEEAFRRLQKHIHKIWKDADDKGERYFPHEYMYKMLLSGVLEQYYEIDPKNSWMLAAAQKNIPIVVPGWEDSTMGNIFASYVIKNEIKASTMKSGIEYMAWLAGWYRENCRGKGIGFFQIGGGIAGDFPICVVPMLYQDMEMHDVPFWAYFCQISDSTTSYGSYSGAVPNEKITWGKLDIHTPKFIVESDATIVAPLMFAWILGW
- a CDS encoding four helix bundle protein; translated protein: MESNNILAQKTFNFSLKSIKAYQILIREKKEYILSKQLLRLATSIGANVEESIGGQSQKDFFMKLNIPNKEARECHYWLRLIIQSNLMNNKIVFEMLQECNEILRILAASIRTLRQKLSYK
- a CDS encoding methionine adenosyltransferase, producing MSYLFTSESVSEGHPDKVADQISDAVIDAFLTHDSNAKVACETFVTTGLVVIGGEITTTPAAKANVDVQKIARNVINRIGYNKSEYQFDAISCGILNALHEQSSDIYQGVARAKEEDQGAGDQGMMFGYACRETDNFMPLPLEISHLLLKELAAIRREGKKMKYLRPDAKSQVTIQYSDKGKPEKIETIVLSTQHDDFAADDIMLAKIKDDVINILIPRVKKLLPKRVQKLFGKDINYHVNPTGKFVIGGPHGDTGLTGRKIIVDTYGGRGAHGGGAFSGKDSSKVDRSAAYATRHIAKNLVAAGVADEVLVQVAYAIGVAQPVGLYVNTYDTVKARNSEGKKLSDGEIAQRVAKIFDMRPSAIVKRFGLKNPIYSETAAYGHMGRTPGTIEVNGKKYETFGWEKLDYVDQLKKEFNIVEKEAVSAK